In Flagellatimonas centrodinii, a single window of DNA contains:
- a CDS encoding CinA family protein, whose amino-acid sequence MIDVDADAIGQVLLARRAWLAVAESCTGGLLAARLTDVPGASAWFDRGVVTYSNRAKQDLLAVPEALLAAHGAVSGPVAEAMASGLRRRADVDWTVAVTGIAGPGGGTPEKPVGTVWIAWAGPGGVTAQRHQFAGDRAAIRQQTVNISLQGLRARITVK is encoded by the coding sequence ATGATCGACGTCGATGCCGATGCCATTGGTCAGGTCCTGCTGGCGCGGCGCGCCTGGTTGGCGGTGGCCGAGAGTTGCACCGGTGGCCTGCTGGCGGCGCGCCTCACCGATGTGCCGGGCGCTTCGGCATGGTTCGATCGCGGGGTGGTGACCTACTCCAACCGCGCCAAACAGGACCTGCTGGCGGTTCCCGAAGCATTGCTGGCCGCGCATGGCGCCGTCAGTGGGCCGGTCGCCGAGGCGATGGCCTCCGGTCTGCGGCGCCGTGCCGATGTCGACTGGACGGTCGCGGTCACCGGTATTGCCGGGCCGGGGGGCGGCACACCGGAGAAGCCGGTCGGGACGGTCTGGATCGCCTGGGCCGGGCCGGGCGGTGTTACCGCCCAGCGCCATCAGTTCGCGGGCGACCGGGCGGCGATCCGGCAACAAACGGTGAACATTTCGCTGCAGGGCCTGCGCGCCCGGATAACTGTGAAATAA
- the recA gene encoding recombinase RecA, with translation MDDNRKKALEAALSQIERQFGKGAVMRMGVDTRPEVEVISTGSITLDAALGIGGVPRGRVVEIYGPESSGKTTFALHVTAEAQKAGGVAAFVDAEHALDVGYAEKLGVQVNDLLISQPDTGEQALEIVDMLVRSNAIDVIVIDSVAALVPKSELEGDMGDASVGVQARLMSQALRKLTGTINRSKTTVIFINQLRMKIGVMMPGQSPETTTGGNALKFYASVRLDIRRIGAIRKGDEVIGNETRVKVVKNKMAPPFKQVIFEIMYGEGISREGELIDLGVEHKLVDKSGAWYAYNGDKIGQGKDNARNYLKDHPEIAGELEKTLRDKLVPKRKRAGEEDAPTPAK, from the coding sequence ATGGACGACAACCGCAAGAAAGCCCTAGAAGCCGCCCTCTCCCAGATCGAACGCCAGTTCGGCAAGGGCGCGGTGATGCGGATGGGGGTCGACACGCGGCCGGAAGTGGAGGTGATCTCCACCGGTTCCATCACACTGGATGCCGCCCTCGGCATCGGCGGCGTGCCGCGCGGCCGCGTGGTGGAAATCTACGGCCCGGAATCATCGGGCAAGACCACCTTCGCCCTGCACGTGACCGCCGAAGCACAGAAGGCCGGCGGCGTGGCCGCCTTTGTCGATGCCGAACACGCGCTGGATGTCGGCTATGCCGAAAAGCTCGGGGTGCAGGTGAATGACCTGCTGATCTCGCAGCCGGACACCGGCGAGCAGGCCTTGGAGATCGTCGACATGTTGGTGCGGTCCAATGCCATCGACGTGATCGTGATCGACTCGGTGGCGGCGCTGGTGCCCAAGTCGGAGTTGGAAGGTGACATGGGTGATGCCTCCGTGGGGGTGCAGGCGCGCCTCATGAGCCAGGCGCTGCGCAAGCTCACCGGTACCATCAACCGTTCGAAAACGACGGTGATCTTCATCAACCAGCTGCGCATGAAGATCGGCGTGATGATGCCGGGTCAGAGCCCGGAGACCACCACCGGCGGCAACGCGCTGAAATTCTATGCATCGGTGCGCCTCGATATCCGCCGGATCGGCGCCATCCGCAAGGGCGACGAGGTGATCGGCAATGAAACCCGCGTCAAGGTGGTCAAGAACAAGATGGCACCGCCGTTCAAGCAGGTGATCTTCGAAATCATGTATGGCGAGGGGATTTCCCGCGAAGGCGAGCTGATCGACCTCGGGGTGGAGCACAAGCTGGTCGACAAGTCCGGCGCCTGGTATGCCTACAACGGCGACAAGATCGGTCAGGGCAAGGACAACGCCCGCAACTATCTCAAGGACCACCCCGAGATTGCCGGCGAGCTGGAGAAGACCCTGCGTGACAAGCTGGTCCCCAAGCGCAAGCGCGCGGGTGAAGAAGACGCCCCGACGCCCGCCAAGTAA
- a CDS encoding regulatory protein RecX, whose amino-acid sequence MKKTPRRPPSKPLDAASARERALRLLARREHGARELTAKLRQRGADADTAEAAVSRLAERGLQSDDRYAETLARHRAGQGYGPLRIRAELAQAGIDRGRIEQVMEDLQVDWAAQAAAIVERRFAGAAEDRETGLRAWRHLAGRGFSAGEIRAAVRGYDPDDPGGS is encoded by the coding sequence GTGAAGAAGACGCCCCGACGCCCGCCAAGTAAGCCGCTGGATGCCGCCAGCGCCCGCGAGCGGGCGCTGCGGCTGCTGGCCCGCCGCGAGCATGGCGCGCGCGAGCTGACCGCCAAGCTGCGGCAGCGTGGCGCCGATGCCGACACCGCCGAGGCCGCGGTTTCCCGCCTTGCCGAACGCGGCCTGCAGTCGGACGACCGCTATGCCGAAACGCTGGCCCGCCATCGGGCCGGGCAGGGCTATGGCCCCTTGCGGATTCGTGCCGAGCTGGCACAGGCCGGTATTGATCGCGGGCGGATCGAGCAGGTGATGGAGGACCTGCAGGTGGATTGGGCGGCGCAGGCGGCCGCCATCGTCGAGCGGCGTTTTGCGGGCGCCGCTGAGGACCGGGAGACCGGTCTGCGTGCCTGGCGTCACCTCGCCGGCCGGGGATTTTCGGCGGGTGAGATTCGGGCCGCAGTGCGCGGCTACGACCCGGACGATCCGGGCGGAAGCTGA
- the alaS gene encoding alanine--tRNA ligase, which yields MNSNDVRARFLAFFESKQHTLVPSAPLVPGNDPTLLFTNAGMVPFKDVFTGQDTRPYTRAASSQKCVRAGGKHNDLENVGYTARHHTFFEMLGNFSFGDYFKADAIPWAWEFITSRDWLGIDPSRLLVTVYHTDDEAYGLWKDTVGVPAERIVRIGDNKGAPYASDNFWTMGETGPCGPCTEIFYDHGDHIPGGPPGSPDEDGDRWIEIWNVVFMQFERHADGRMTPLPAPSVDTGMGLERISALLQGTHDNYRIDSFRLLIEAIAARAGQAPYASASQKVIADHIRATSFLLLDGVLPGNEGRGYVLRRIMRRAIRHGYKLGLNEPFFHALVAPLGEAMGAGYPELVEKRAWLEQTIRAEEDAFATTLDKGMKLLDEAIAGLASGVIPGAVVFKLYDTYGFPVDLTADIARERALTLDLDGYEREMAAQRERARAASSFKAGASLRYEGDATCFVGYESLRADATVVALFRDGEPVPSLQAGEQGIVVLDRTPFYAESGGQVGDAGRIGTFVVDDTQKIKGSVFGHSGRLAEGGLAVGDAVTAEVTDSLRRATMRNHSATHLLHRALRDVLGEHVAQKGSLVDAQRTRFDFSHPSAVTVEEIIEIENRVNRAVLANVEVGARVMGYDDAIASGAMALFGEKYGDEVRVLQMGDFSTELCGGTHVGRTGDIGLFKIVSESGVASGIRRVEAITGENALAHLRGLDDTLRAAADRLRSGREDLIEKIEAQLERAKALEKELAALKGKLAGAASGDLVSQARMVGDVRVIAARVDGVAGNDLRDLQDQLKNKLGSGVVVLGAADGDKVSLIAGVTQDLTRRIKAGDLIKHVATQVGGKGGGRPDMAQAGGTDVAALPAALESVYAYVEGTL from the coding sequence ATGAACAGCAACGACGTCCGCGCCCGATTCCTGGCGTTTTTCGAGTCCAAGCAGCACACCCTCGTGCCCTCGGCCCCTCTGGTGCCGGGTAACGATCCGACGCTGCTGTTCACCAACGCCGGCATGGTGCCATTCAAGGACGTGTTCACTGGCCAGGACACGCGGCCGTACACGCGGGCGGCATCCAGCCAGAAATGCGTGCGCGCCGGCGGCAAACACAACGACCTCGAGAACGTCGGCTACACCGCACGGCATCACACCTTTTTCGAGATGCTGGGCAACTTCAGTTTCGGCGACTATTTCAAGGCCGATGCCATTCCCTGGGCCTGGGAGTTCATCACCTCCCGCGATTGGCTGGGCATCGACCCCTCGCGGTTGCTGGTCACCGTCTACCACACCGACGACGAGGCCTACGGGTTGTGGAAGGACACGGTTGGTGTGCCGGCCGAGCGGATCGTCCGTATCGGTGATAACAAGGGTGCGCCTTACGCGTCGGACAACTTCTGGACCATGGGCGAGACCGGTCCCTGCGGCCCCTGCACCGAGATCTTCTACGATCACGGCGACCACATCCCGGGTGGCCCGCCGGGCTCGCCGGACGAGGATGGCGACCGCTGGATCGAGATCTGGAACGTGGTGTTCATGCAGTTCGAGCGGCATGCCGACGGCCGCATGACGCCGCTGCCCGCGCCCAGCGTCGACACCGGCATGGGCCTGGAACGTATCTCGGCGCTGCTGCAAGGCACCCATGACAATTACCGCATCGACAGCTTCCGTCTGCTGATCGAGGCGATCGCCGCGCGTGCCGGACAGGCGCCGTATGCATCGGCCTCGCAGAAGGTGATTGCCGATCACATTCGTGCCACCAGCTTTCTGCTGCTCGACGGTGTGTTGCCGGGCAATGAGGGACGCGGTTACGTGCTGCGGCGGATCATGCGTCGCGCCATCCGTCACGGCTACAAGCTGGGGCTGAACGAGCCCTTCTTCCATGCGCTGGTGGCGCCGCTGGGCGAGGCGATGGGCGCGGGCTACCCGGAGCTGGTGGAGAAACGCGCCTGGTTGGAGCAGACCATCCGTGCCGAGGAAGATGCCTTCGCGACGACGCTCGACAAGGGCATGAAGTTGCTCGACGAGGCGATTGCCGGGCTTGCATCCGGCGTGATCCCGGGGGCGGTGGTGTTCAAGCTGTACGACACCTACGGCTTTCCCGTTGACCTGACCGCCGACATCGCCCGTGAGCGCGCGCTGACCCTGGATCTCGACGGCTACGAGCGCGAGATGGCGGCGCAGCGCGAGCGTGCGCGCGCGGCCAGCAGTTTCAAGGCAGGCGCCAGTCTGCGGTACGAGGGTGATGCCACCTGTTTCGTCGGCTATGAGTCGTTGCGCGCCGATGCCACCGTGGTGGCGCTGTTCCGGGACGGTGAACCGGTGCCGTCGCTGCAGGCCGGCGAGCAGGGCATCGTGGTGCTCGACCGCACGCCGTTCTATGCCGAGTCCGGCGGTCAGGTGGGCGATGCCGGCCGCATCGGTACCTTTGTGGTGGACGATACTCAGAAGATCAAGGGCAGCGTGTTCGGCCACAGCGGACGGCTGGCCGAGGGCGGGCTCGCGGTGGGGGATGCGGTGACCGCCGAGGTCACCGACAGCCTGCGCCGTGCCACCATGCGCAACCACTCCGCCACCCACCTGTTGCACCGCGCTTTGCGTGACGTGCTGGGCGAGCACGTGGCGCAAAAGGGCTCCCTGGTGGATGCCCAGCGCACCCGATTCGACTTCTCGCACCCGTCGGCGGTGACGGTGGAGGAGATCATCGAGATCGAAAACCGCGTCAACCGTGCGGTGCTCGCCAACGTTGAGGTGGGCGCGCGGGTCATGGGCTATGACGATGCCATTGCCAGTGGTGCCATGGCGCTGTTCGGCGAGAAGTACGGGGACGAGGTGCGGGTGTTGCAGATGGGCGACTTCAGCACCGAGTTGTGCGGGGGTACCCATGTTGGCCGCACGGGCGATATCGGTCTGTTCAAGATCGTCTCGGAGTCGGGTGTCGCGTCCGGCATTCGTCGGGTTGAAGCAATCACCGGTGAGAACGCACTGGCCCATCTGCGCGGGCTCGACGACACGCTCAGGGCGGCCGCAGATCGGCTGCGCAGTGGCCGCGAAGACCTGATCGAGAAGATTGAGGCGCAGCTGGAGCGCGCCAAGGCGCTGGAGAAAGAGCTCGCGGCCCTCAAGGGCAAGCTCGCGGGTGCCGCCAGCGGCGACCTGGTCAGCCAGGCGCGGATGGTCGGTGACGTGCGGGTGATCGCGGCCCGAGTCGACGGTGTTGCCGGCAACGACCTGCGGGACCTGCAGGACCAGCTCAAGAACAAGCTGGGCAGCGGCGTCGTGGTGTTGGGCGCGGCGGACGGTGACAAGGTGAGCCTGATCGCCGGCGTCACCCAGGATCTTACCCGCCGCATCAAGGCCGGTGATCTCATCAAGCATGTGGCGACCCAGGTTGGCGGCAAGGGCGGCGGACGCCCGGACATGGCGCAGGCCGGGGGGACCGATGTTGCGGCCCTGCCAGCAGCGCTGGAATCGGTTTATGCCTACGTGGAAGGCACACTCTAA